Genomic window (Streptosporangium brasiliense):
GACCTGCGTCCCCGTCCGGCCTGGGCTCGGCCTGGCCTTCGGCTCCGTCCGGCCTGCGTCCCCGCCTGGCCTGCGCTCCGTCTGACCCGCGGCTCCGTCCGGTCCGCGCCGGCGCGACGGCCCCCGGCACGGAGCCGGGGGCCGTCGCGGGGAGATCGGGGTACGGCCGGCTTCCCCGGCCGGCCGTACGCCCGCGGGCCGGTCAGTGGACCGGGTCCGCGTCCTCGCGTGCCTGCCTGGGCAGGAGGAAACCGGCCAGGAAGGTCAGCGCGACCATCCCGGCGACGACCCAGAAGGTGCTCTGCGCGGCGGCGGTCGGGTCGCCGTCCATCGCGCCGAAGAAGACGGTGCCGAGCAGGGCCACCCCGAGCGCCGCGCCGACCTGCTGGAGTGCGGTGAGCGTGCCGGAGGCGGAGCCGGTCTCGTGCGGCTCGACCCCGGCCAGCGCGATCTCGAAGTAGGGGCCCATGATCAGCCCGGACCCCAGGCCGGTGACGAGCAGGGCCGGGGCGAGCAGCCAGGGGCTGACCTCGGGGCCGAGGAGCAGCAGGAGGGCGACGACGCCGGCCGTCATGATCACGGCGCCCGCGTGCAGCACCCGGCGGCCGTGCCTCCTGACCGCCTGCATGGCGCCCATGCCGATGATCATGCCCACGGAGAGCGGGACGCCGGCCAGGCCGGCCTTCAGCGGGGTGTAGCCGAGGCCGAGCTGGGTGTAGAGGTTGAAGACGAGGCCGAACCCGCTGAAGGCGGAGAAGTAGATCGTTCCGGTGAACATGCCGCCGATGAACGCGCGCTTGCGGAACAGGCTCGGCGCGATCAGCGGGTCGCCGCCCCTGTGGTTGCGGCGCGACTCGTACCAGCCGAAGAGCGCGAACACCGCCATGGAGCCGGCCATCATCACGAACGTCCACGCCGGCCAGCCGTGCTCGCGGCCCTGGACCAGCGGGAAGACGATCAGCAGCGAGCCGAGGGAGGCCAGGAGCGCGCCGGGGAGGTCGAGCCGGAGGGTCCGGGCCGGGCGGCCGGTGGGCAGGAGCTTCATCGCGGCCAGCACCGTGACCAGGCCGATCGGCAGGTTGATCAGGAAGATCATGCGCCAGCCGGTGCCGAACAGGTCGGCGTCGACCAGCCAGCCCGCCAGGATCGGCCCGCCGATCGCGGACAGTCCCATGATCGGGCCGAACGCGCCGAAGGCCACCTGGAGCTCCTTGGGCGGGAACATCTCCTTCATCATGCCGAGCCCCTGCGGGACCATGGCGGCGCCGAACAGGCCCTGGAC
Coding sequences:
- a CDS encoding MFS transporter gives rise to the protein MTTLDIRPVEAAEATGPAPYRWRWPALFVILAGSVMELLDATVTNIAGPTMQADLGGGTSMIQWLGVAYTLAMTAGLLTGGRLGDIVGRKRMFLIGAAGFVIGSLLCAISVSPETVIAARVVQGLFGAAMVPQGLGMMKEMFPPKELQVAFGAFGPIMGLSAIGGPILAGWLVDADLFGTGWRMIFLINLPIGLVTVLAAMKLLPTGRPARTLRLDLPGALLASLGSLLIVFPLVQGREHGWPAWTFVMMAGSMAVFALFGWYESRRNHRGGDPLIAPSLFRKRAFIGGMFTGTIYFSAFSGFGLVFNLYTQLGLGYTPLKAGLAGVPLSVGMIIGMGAMQAVRRHGRRVLHAGAVIMTAGVVALLLLLGPEVSPWLLAPALLVTGLGSGLIMGPYFEIALAGVEPHETGSASGTLTALQQVGAALGVALLGTVFFGAMDGDPTAAAQSTFWVVAGMVALTFLAGFLLPRQAREDADPVH